A genomic stretch from Leptotrichia sp. HSP-536 includes:
- a CDS encoding septal ring lytic transglycosylase RlpA family protein translates to MRKIITILAGLSLSLSLFSEEKTKTDDINIIYIKKEMIKAADSGIDINVSKASDNTSTSTVMTIKEEDLQKFTHYQNGIASYYSKGLDGSKTASGERHHMTEMVAAHKTLPFGTKVKVTNLSNGKEVIVKINDRGPFVKGRVIDLSYGAFSQIESPGKGITKVKLEVLNASN, encoded by the coding sequence ACTTGCTGGATTGTCGTTATCATTATCATTATTTTCGGAGGAAAAAACAAAAACAGACGATATAAACATAATTTACATAAAGAAGGAAATGATAAAAGCTGCTGATAGCGGAATAGATATAAACGTTTCAAAAGCAAGCGACAATACTTCTACTTCTACAGTAATGACAATAAAAGAAGAGGATTTGCAAAAATTCACACATTATCAAAATGGAATAGCTTCATATTACAGTAAAGGATTAGATGGAAGTAAAACTGCAAGTGGAGAAAGACATCATATGACTGAAATGGTCGCTGCCCACAAAACATTACCATTCGGAACTAAAGTTAAAGTTACAAATTTGAGCAATGGAAAAGAAGTTATTGTAAAAATTAACGATAGAGGACCTTTTGTGAAAGGACGTGTAATTGATTTAAGCTATGGAGCTTTTTCACAGATTGAAAGTCCAGGAAAAGGTATTACAAAAGTAAAACTTGAGGTTTTAAATGCTTCAAATTAA